The DNA window TGTCCCTGAATGCGGGATTTGGATGCTGCATTGATGTCTTCAGCCTTAAAACCGCCTCTCCTTCTTTGTATTTTGTAAGCATGTTTTTCCATTCTTTAAGGGTTTCCTGCACAGATGATTTTCTGTGTTCGCAGTCTTTTTGATTTTCCCTGTTCTTCCTTAATTCTTCTGCTGCGCAAAGGCAGACATATGCTTTGTCCTTTTTAATCAATTCTTCTGCGTATTTGTAGTAAATAGCCAATCTGTCTGACTTGTAGATTATGCTCGGCTCAAACTCAACACCGAGCCATCTCAGTCCTTCAGGGATGAGGTCAAATGCTTCTTTAATCAATTGCTTTTCTTCCGAACCAATTGTGTCGTCAATGATCATCAGTAATTTTCCATCGTATTTCTTCACATACTCGTCATTAAGTATTGCCGGCCTTGCATTGCCGATGTGCAGCGGCCCGGACGGATAAGGGGCAAGGCGCATAACAACTTTGCCTGTTTCTGCTTTTTCAAGGTCATGCAGCCCTTTTTTCTCATGCTCTTTCTTTTCCAATAATTCAGGGGCAAGGACTTCAAGCTCTTCTCTTATTTTATCCAGGCTCATTTTGCTGATCTTTTTTATAGCCTCGGAAGCTTCCTTCGCTATTTCCTTTACTTTTGACTTAAATGTAGGGTGCTCTGCAAGAACTTTCCCAATTACAGCGCCCTGATTCGCTTTTCCATCAAATTTAAGGGCGTTTTGAAGCGCGTATTTGTAGACTGATTGCTTTATATCCATAGTGTTTTTGTTTTTATAGATGTATTTAAAGTTTGCTATAAAACTCTGCTCAGCTTGGAAAAATTATTAAATAACAGCTCATTACCGATATCAAAATGGATTCTGAAGCAGTTGGGGGAAGTGAAAAACCTGAAGTGCAGAAGAGCACAATAGAAAAAATACTGGAAAACTATCAAATTCTTGAGATTGATATGGGCGGGGATTCCAAACTGGAAGCAGGAGATCAATTTTTCGGCATAGCGCAGCCAATGGCTGAGGATGGAAAGTTAATTGCGCCTCTGGATGCAATATTGGCTCGAGAAAATTTAAGCGCAGACCTTAATAAAAAAGGCAAGACATATGGGATTTTTGAATTCATAAGCAGAGGAAAGATGGGATTTGTGGATTTAAAGAATTTGCCATCGAATATCTCTTTATTTGATTTTTGCAGATTCAGATTTGAAATCACAGCTATTTTAAAAGATCAAAAAATAAAAAATATCGGACACCTATTTTACGCCAGGATTTTGAGGGAAGAACTGAGCGGCGTTAAGCATACGCATTACAGAAAAGGAACTAAATTTTTAACAGAAGTGCCTGAAAAATTCAGAGAAATGTGGCTTCCTGCAAAAAAACCAGGAACAGATGATGTTTATTATATTTTGAGGGGCAATGATGAAATCGAGCGGAAAAGGGTTGAAAGAGGTGACGGCTTTAATGCAATATTAACCGAGTATAAGGGATCAGGCGAGCATGATTTTGAGATACAGCAATTCAGGGAATTTGGCTATATTGGATATGTAAAGCCTGAAGATATGAATCACAAGCTTGAGACGAAATTCAATTATAAAATGCTGCGCACCGGCCTTGTTTACAGATTTGCAGCTGTTCATGTTATGCTTCCGAGAGAAGAAGGGCTGCGTAAATTCTACTGCATTCCATTGCAGTTGGTAAAAGACAGGGAATCTGCTTATGTGATGTACGAGAGCGCTTAATAGCAAGCTGTTTTTTCGATAAATATTTATATTAAGGTTTTTTGAGTGTATATATGCCCTATGATGTTGTTCTTGGAAGAAGCGAGGAGGATAAAAAACACTTTGGCTTAAAGGGAACTGTATTTCTCGGAAAGCAGTATGTCAAGATGGGACAATTGACATCATTATCAAATCCCATTTATCTTGATGTTGCAAGGAGCCACATTGTTTTTGTATGCGGCAAACGCGGTGGCGGAAAGTCGTACACCATGGGCGTCATTGCAGAAGGCATATCTGACATGCCTCAGGAAGTAAGGCAGAATCTGAGCATAATAATGCTTGACACAATGGGAATTTACTGGACAATGAAATATCCTAATCAGCAGGATGAAGGGCTGCTTAAGGAATGGGGCATTGAAGCCAAAAGCCTGGATGTGCAGATTTTCACGCCAGTTGGCTTCTACAAAGAATACAAGGAAAAAGGCATTCCGACAGATGCGCCTTTTTCGATAAAGCCTTCTGAACTAAGCTCAGTTGACTGGTGCACTGTGTTTGAAATTAAAACAACAGATCCAATCGGCGTGATAATAGAGCGCAATATAAATTTGCTTGGAAAGGAAAAAGAGAACTATTCGCTGAAAGACATCATACAGAAGATAAAAGAAGACGATGAAAGTGACTTGAATGAGAGATACGCTGCAATGAACCGTTTTATGAATGCCGAAGAATGGGGATTGTTCAGCGAGGAAGGAACTCCTTTAAAGGATCTTGCAATTGCAGGCAGAGTCAGCATCTTGGATGTAAGCTGCTATGCAACAGTTCCAGGCAGCTGGAATATAAAATCATTGGTTATCGGCCTGGTTGCGCAGAATTTGTTTATACAGAGAATGACTTACAGAAGAGGCGAAGAGTACAAGTCAATACACAAAGCAATGCATTTGTTCAGCGAGGAAGAGGAAAAAGCAGAGATGCCGCTTGTGTGGCTTGTGATTGATGAAGCGCATGAATTTCTGCCGAATACAGGCAAAACAGTTGCAACTGACCCTCTTATTACAATATTGAGAGAAGGAAGGCAGCCCGGAATTTCATTGATTCTTGCTTCTCAGCAGCCCGGCAAGATTCATACAGATGTGATGACGCAGGCAGACATAATAATAAGCCACAGGGTAACTGCGAAGATTGATGTGGATGCCCTTGGAACATTGATGCAGAGCTATATGAGAGAAGGCCTTGATAAATTTCTTAATGACCTGCCCAGAGTGCAGGGATCCGCCATTGTTGTTGATGACAGCAATGAAAGGATCTACCCGATGAAGATAAGGCCAAGGTTCACATGGCATGGCGGATCTGCACCTCAGGCTATAAAGGAAGAGAAGAAGATATTCTGATGCATATCTGAAGAGTTCTAAAACCGAAAGGCTTAAATATAATTAACACTACTCCAAAGTAAATAAAGTCATATTTTTGCATAAAAAGTGATGGGGAAAAATGGAATCCATATTACAGAAAGACGATGAAAAGCCAGATGGTTTAACGAAAATCATTGATGATCCTGAAAGCCGAAAGTACGAGCTGAAACTCAGAGACGGATTTATAAAGCCATTTGCAAGGGGAATTATCTCTCCTGCTGCAATGATACTGTATTCTGTTTTTGCTATGAGCGAGACATTGTTTTTAGCAGGAGCAGAGCATGCTAAGCAGTATAATTTCCCTGTTGAGGCCAAGCAGTTCCTGATAAGCTCAGCTGTTGCAGGAGTTACAACACTGGTTGCTTTTACTTACTTTTACGGCAAATACCTTCTGGAAGGAGAGCGCCAGGGAAAAGTCATGCCTTTTCAGAGGTCTCCTGTTGAGATTATTGTTACTTATTTACTAAATTCAACACGCGTTCGAGATCAAGACTAGAAGAACGGTCCCACATCGGTATGTTCTTATATTTACTGATGGTTGTGTTTGATAATGGGCTGTTGGCTGTTACGCGATAAAGATAAGAACGTCCATTAGGCAATGTAATAATTGAGCTGTCTTGACTGTCTATGGATGTTTCATCAGACATGAACACATTATACCCTCTCTTAATTGCGCCTTTAGCAGTATCTGAAACACAAATTTCCATGATTGCCCCTACAACAATTATGTTTTTGTGCCCATGTTGCTGAAGAAGAGTTTCTAAGTCTGTATTGATGAAAGTATCGCCCTCTTTCCCCTTTTTCAGAAAGGCATTGCCAGGATATTTTTCTAATTTACTCCTGTAAGGCTCATTAGTCACATAATATGGCGGCGATTCTACAGTAACCACGGGCATATTTTTTTCAATTGTTTTATTGATAATATAACCGATCCTTACTGTATCTTCCAATTGCTCAGGCGCCTTGAAATCAACAATAACAAGAGTGTAACCTTCAGTGTTTTCAGGAGCCGTGTAAGATGGTTTTACCTGTGTGATTTCTTCTCCGCTGCAGACAGCTGCAGCTAAAAACAAGAGCGCTGGCGCTATTATGCGGCTGGCTGCCCTTCTGGCATGTCTCAATCCCCCAACTAGTTTCATCATATATTCTGAACAGAAGAATACGCCTTGATTTAAATTATTTATGGTCTTTTAGTCCCTCTTATTTAACTAATTTATTAATTTCTTTCATCACCAAATCTGCCAGCTCTCTTCTGGGGTTGGAATTGCTTTGGATCAAAAAATCCCTTACATTTATCGGATTTCCAAAATTAACATAAACATCGCTTTTTATGCCAAAAGCCCCCTTCACCATCCCAACAGCAAATGCGCCTATGTCTGCTCCATAATATAAAATCTTACTCAGGCTTTTGTTTTTTATTTCCCTTGATTTTTTCAACAATTGAAAAAAAGCCTTCTCCTGCACGAAATCGTACTTTATGCCTACAGGGACTATGTTTATCGGCTCTTCAAGCCCATCCTGCGCGTCAAGTATCGATCTTATGAAAATCATCTGCCCGCCGCCGATCTTGCCCATTTCGCCATTATAAGATCTTCCTCCTTCTGGGAAAAGCAGGATGTCTTCGCCTTTAAGAATAAGATCATTTTTTACATAATCGTAGAGCTCTTCTAAATCCCTTAGCTTATCTTTTCTTGTTTTGAAGTCATCATTGGTTCTTTTTATCGGGAATGCTTTCAGTTTCTTTATATAATTTCCAAGCGGCCAAACAAACATGTTGTTGCCTGCTCCTATTGCAGGTGGCTTAAACTTATTTCGGTAAAGAATTGAAGCAATGATTGAATAATCCAGGTGGCTCCTGTGATTTGACATGTAGATCTTTGCAGAATCTTTCATGCTTTTGATATTTTCAAGCCCGCTTATTTTGAATTCTTTTATATAACAATTTATGAGCCGCCTTACTTTGCCTTCCTGCCTGGCATAAAAAGAGGCATCATACTGGCGGGCTATTTCAGATAAATCGCTTTTATTGCCTGGCATTAAAAACAGAAGAATAAAGGCCGATTTAAAATTTTTTCTATTTGCAGTTACTTTACCCTGTCCATCTTCAATTCTGCTTCGCTCGGGCCGTAAGTCATTGATATGATCGAAGCAATGAACAGCAGTATGAAGAACAGCAGGAATGTGAAGCTGAACGATTCTCCGATTGCATTTGCAATTGCCTCATAATAGAACACAACAACGAAAAACCCTATTATGCTTGCTGCCATGAAGCTGCCTGATAACGGAGCTATAGGCCTTTGGATCCATGATTTCTCTTCAACCATAAAATCACCTCTTTATTTGGCTGTTTTTAGTTTTTAAGTATTTATATCTTTTGTTTTGTGAAGGATTTAAATTTTTGATAACGCTGAAAGAACCAATGCAGCACAATGGTCTGCTCCCATATAAGATTTATAGTCTACCTTAGAGCCTGTTTTTTTGCCTCTTTCAATAAGCGCGTAAGCTAGTTCTTTTCCATATTTGAATGGTATCAATAAATCTTTTGTTCCGAGTCTTATAGAAATTTCATCTGCTACAATTCCGTCAATATAATGTATAGGGCTGAATATAGATAGTCTCTTTTCATATTCTTCTGAAGAGCTGCATCCAGATTGTTTTGCTGTATCTCTTGTTAAAATACCATACCATGCGGATATCCCGAGCCTGCCTCCTCCGACAATAGAAACTAATTTTTCGATTTTTGAATTAATGCTTCCAGCAGCCCTGATAGATAGAACATTGCCAAGACTTACGCCAAACATACTTAAAGAATATCCTTTTGCTAATTCTTCATTCATTCTTCTGATTGCATCATTATATATTTCCTGTAATCTATCTACTGTTTCTTCTGGGTTTGGCTTAATAAGATTTAATGAGGATAATGCATAAACAAAAACCTTTCCTTCTTTTGGAATAATCCCTTTTCTTAGTAGAGGCATTTCAGAAACACTGCGAGGCACAAAACAAAACCAGCTAATTTCTTTTCCATTATGATGAACAATTTCTGGCCCCCAATTCAGTTCTGGCTCTACATAACCCTTACGGAGTTTTCTTGATGCATACATCCAATCTGCAATACCAAACATAAAAAGAAGAGTCTCTGTTCTATTTATAAGTTTTTTGATGCTCTTTGAGAGCATTCATATGCAGAATTTATTCAAACTTAACAAACTTCAAACTATTAACCTGCTTTCTCGCTTTCTCGAGTTTTTTATTGAAATCATCCATAAATACAGTCATCTTCTCGCATGCGATCTCTTTTATCTCGCCGCTCAGCATTTTTCCTGACTTATAGTCATCATGGATCTTTTTGAGTTCTTTATCATCTTCAACCAGATGATATTTCAATAACTCGAAAACCATGTCTTTCTCAATAACAGCCCCAAGCCTTCTCTGTTCTTCCAATGTATCCCTGCCGCCAGTCAGTGCTTTTTTTATTTTTCTGCATGCTGAATTCACATCTTCAGGCAATTCTATCATGCTGTCTGGATTGGATTTTGACATTTTAAGCGAGCCGTCTAATGCGGGCATGAATTTATGGTACAATGAAGATGGCGCAAAGAATTTCTTTTCCTTTACTCTGGCTACAATATCCCGCGTTAATCTTATGTGAGGATCCTGGTCAATTCCAACCGGAATTATGCCGGGCATTCTTTCCTTTATTTGCGGATAAAGAATATCGCCGACCTGCGTAACAGCAGACATTATCCTCCCCGGGTCTGCATTCCCATATATTGCTGTAAATTCATTCAATGTAATCTTTTTTGCAAATTCATAAGCCAGATGAACAACATCCTTGTTTTCTGACTGAAAATAAAATATTGTTTTTTTCGGGTCTAAGCCCAGAGCAATGTAAGCCGGAATATGGAAATTCAAAGCTCTTTTTTTAGCTTCTTCCAAAGGAACGCCTCTTGCAGCAGCTGATTCCAAATCTGCAACTAAAATAAATGTTTTTGCTCCGTGATCCTGGAAATACTTGATGTTTTCGACAACCATCTTTGTTCCCAGGTGGATCTTCTCAGCTGTGGGCATTATGCCTGACAGCACATAGAATGGCTTTTTTTCCTTTATGCATTTGGAAATAATGTTCAGATCTCTGCCTGCGAAAACTATGCCCCTCCTCATCAGCCTGTTCGGAGCCGGGAATAGGTCTGGATCAAAAGGCTCCAGTCCGAAGTCTTTAACGATCTTCGAATAGTCCTCAGGGAGTTCGCTTCCATAGACGTCTATGATTTTTGACATATCAATCACCTTGTTGTTTTGTTATTT is part of the Candidatus Woesearchaeota archaeon genome and encodes:
- a CDS encoding isochorismatase family protein produces the protein MMKLVGGLRHARRAASRIIAPALLFLAAAVCSGEEITQVKPSYTAPENTEGYTLVIVDFKAPEQLEDTVRIGYIINKTIEKNMPVVTVESPPYYVTNEPYRSKLEKYPGNAFLKKGKEGDTFINTDLETLLQQHGHKNIIVVGAIMEICVSDTAKGAIKRGYNVFMSDETSIDSQDSSIITLPNGRSYLYRVTANSPLSNTTISKYKNIPMWDRSSSLDLERVLNLVNK
- the trpS gene encoding tryptophan--tRNA ligase, giving the protein MSKIIDVYGSELPEDYSKIVKDFGLEPFDPDLFPAPNRLMRRGIVFAGRDLNIISKCIKEKKPFYVLSGIMPTAEKIHLGTKMVVENIKYFQDHGAKTFILVADLESAAARGVPLEEAKKRALNFHIPAYIALGLDPKKTIFYFQSENKDVVHLAYEFAKKITLNEFTAIYGNADPGRIMSAVTQVGDILYPQIKERMPGIIPVGIDQDPHIRLTRDIVARVKEKKFFAPSSLYHKFMPALDGSLKMSKSNPDSMIELPEDVNSACRKIKKALTGGRDTLEEQRRLGAVIEKDMVFELLKYHLVEDDKELKKIHDDYKSGKMLSGEIKEIACEKMTVFMDDFNKKLEKARKQVNSLKFVKFE
- a CDS encoding 1-acyl-sn-glycerol-3-phosphate acyltransferase, which gives rise to MPGNKSDLSEIARQYDASFYARQEGKVRRLINCYIKEFKISGLENIKSMKDSAKIYMSNHRSHLDYSIIASILYRNKFKPPAIGAGNNMFVWPLGNYIKKLKAFPIKRTNDDFKTRKDKLRDLEELYDYVKNDLILKGEDILLFPEGGRSYNGEMGKIGGGQMIFIRSILDAQDGLEEPINIVPVGIKYDFVQEKAFFQLLKKSREIKNKSLSKILYYGADIGAFAVGMVKGAFGIKSDVYVNFGNPINVRDFLIQSNSNPRRELADLVMKEINKLVK
- a CDS encoding DUF87 domain-containing protein, whose translation is MPYDVVLGRSEEDKKHFGLKGTVFLGKQYVKMGQLTSLSNPIYLDVARSHIVFVCGKRGGGKSYTMGVIAEGISDMPQEVRQNLSIIMLDTMGIYWTMKYPNQQDEGLLKEWGIEAKSLDVQIFTPVGFYKEYKEKGIPTDAPFSIKPSELSSVDWCTVFEIKTTDPIGVIIERNINLLGKEKENYSLKDIIQKIKEDDESDLNERYAAMNRFMNAEEWGLFSEEGTPLKDLAIAGRVSILDVSCYATVPGSWNIKSLVIGLVAQNLFIQRMTYRRGEEYKSIHKAMHLFSEEEEKAEMPLVWLVIDEAHEFLPNTGKTVATDPLITILREGRQPGISLILASQQPGKIHTDVMTQADIIISHRVTAKIDVDALGTLMQSYMREGLDKFLNDLPRVQGSAIVVDDSNERIYPMKIRPRFTWHGGSAPQAIKEEKKIF